Proteins from one Larimichthys crocea isolate SSNF chromosome XX, L_crocea_2.0, whole genome shotgun sequence genomic window:
- the dmtf1 gene encoding cyclin-D-binding Myb-like transcription factor 1 isoform X2 has translation MSSAADDDEAAALETVKSVTLTQDSDGSIILHCPHNDEDSEPLQKKLRLSAEQVDSDGPQFSVVTLPMSENDEGFEVTMTATADADLSEEGVAQIQILQEDEDSLSPNQKTEVSPVSQAWFTTKEDKDTLTNKGHKWKQGMWSKEEIDILMSNIDQYVKGRGIEDPAEIIFEMSKEERKDFYRSVALGLNRPLFAVYRRVLRMYDNRNHVGKYTPDEIEKLKALREKHGNDWATIGAALGRSASSVKDRCRLMKDTCNTGKWSEEEERRLAEVVYDMAGVTPGSAVTGGVSWATVADQVRTRSEKQCRSKWLNYLNWKHSGGTEWMKDDDLNLIRRISELEVEDENEIKWEDLAGGWSSVRSPQWLRSKWWSIKRQVANHKEIPFSVLLKGLQELMASSQTSSGPGSPSSSSLQIRLTRLEESGGSPASSSVAALQIPVQIPLQITHLDSSAGASDSETITLNTGALQTFEILPSFHLQPTGTPGTYYLQTTSNQGLPLSLTNNGTVTLTTGSSPTSHEHIILHSLSTDGLCSSDGVIIQTVTSDPASSDPLSQSQLVVETEEQSQDDDRLEATCVLEGSENVVTETQEPMTDDFTDKELSSPSVEGAVVHSGIASGSAVLIVSPPNISSTLTDPILENQEGSD, from the exons ATGAGTTCGGCAGCAGACGACGACGAGGCTGCAGCGTTAGAGACCGTCAAGTCCGTCACGCTCACTCAGGACAGCGATGGAAGCATCATACTGCACTGTCCGCACAACG acgaGGACTCAGAGCCTCTTCAGAAGAAGCTCCGTCTCTCTGCAGAACAGGTCGACTCGGACGGTCCTCAGTTCTCCGTGGTCACTTTACCGa TGTCGGAGAACGACGAAGGCTTCGAGGTGACAATGACGGCCACGGCAGACGCCGATCTCTCCGAGGAAGGTGTCGCTCAGATTCAG attctGCAGGAGGACGAGGACTCTCTCTCGCCCAATCAGAAGACAGAGGTCTCGCCTGTCAGTCAGGCCTGGTTCACTaccaaagaagacaaagacacactgacGAACAAAG GTCATAAGTGGAAACAGGGCATGTGGTCTAAAGAGGAGATCGACATCCTGATGAGCAACATCGATCAATACGTAAAG GGCCGAGGCATCGAAGACCCGGCTGAGATCATTTTTGAGATGtccaaagaggagaggaaggactTCTACCGCTCCGTAGCTTTGGGTTTAAACCGGCCGCTGTTCGCCGTCTACAGACGAGTTCTACGAATGTACGACAACCGAAACCACGTGGGCAA GTACACTCCTGACGAGATAGAGAAGCTGAAAGC GCTGAGGGAGAAGCACGGGAACGACTGGGCGACGATCGGAGCGGCTCTGGGTCGAAGCGCCTCCTCTGTTAAAGACCGATGCCGACTGATGAAGGACACGTGCAACACAG GTAAatggagcgaggaggaggagcggcgTCTCGCCGAGGTCGTGTACGACATGGCGGGCGTGACGCCGGGGTCGGCCGTCACAGGAGGCGTTTCCTGGGCGACCGTCGCCGATCAGGTTCGCACGCGCTCAGAGAAACAGTGTCGGTCGAAATGGTTGAACTACCTGAACTGGAAACACAGCGGAGGAACGGAGTGGATGAAGGACGACGACCTCAACCTCATACGAAG GATATCGGAGCTGGAGGTCGAGGACGAGAATGAAATCAAGTGGGAGGATCTTGCAGGCGGGTGGAGCAGCGTCCGATCGCCTCAGTGGCTGAGATCGAAGTGGTGGAGCATCAAGAGACAAGTAGCCAATCACAAGGAGATCCCCTTCAGCG TCCTCTTGAAGGGTCTCCAGGAGCTCATGGCGTCCTCACAGACATCGTCCGGACCGGGaagtccctcctcctcctcgctccagATCCGACTCACCCGATTGGAGGAGAGCGGCGGCAGCCCCGCCTCCAGCTCTGTGGCCGCCCTGCAGATTCCCGTACAGATCCCGCTGCAGATCACGCACCTCG ATTCTTCAGCAGGAGCCAGCGACAGTGAAACCATCACCCTGAACACTGGCGCCCTGCAGACCTTCGAGATCCTGCCC TCCTTCCACCTGCAGCCCACCGGCACCCCGGGCACCTACTACCTCCAGACGACGTCCAATCAGGGCCTGCCGCTCAGCTTAACCAATAACGGCACTGTTACCCTGACGACGGGCTCCTCTCCCACGTCACATGAACACATCATCCTTCACAGCCTGTCG ACTGACGGCCTCTGCTCCAGCGATGGCGTCATCATCCAAACGGTCACATCTGACCCCGCCTCCTCAGAccctctcagccaatcacagctggTCGTGGAGACAGAAGAGCAGAGTCAGGACGACGACCGCCTCGAAGCCACGTGCGTCCTGGAGGGGTCAGAGAACGTCGTCACGGAAACTCAGGAGCCAATGACAGACGACTTCACTGACAAA GAGCTGAGTTCCCCCTCCGTCGAGGGTGCAGTGGTGCATTCTGGGATAGCGTCCGGCAGCGCCGTGCTGATTGTGTCGCCTCCGAACATCAGCAGCACGCtgacag ATCCGATCTTGGAGAACCAGGAAGGCTCCGACTGA
- the dmtf1 gene encoding cyclin-D-binding Myb-like transcription factor 1 isoform X1 yields MSSAADDDEAAALETVKSVTLTQDSDGSIILHCPHNDEDSEPLQKKLRLSAEQVDSDGPQFSVVTLPMSENDEGFEVTMTATADADLSEEGVAQIQILQEDEDSLSPNQKTEVSPVSQAWFTTKEDKDTLTNKGHKWKQGMWSKEEIDILMSNIDQYVKGRGIEDPAEIIFEMSKEERKDFYRSVALGLNRPLFAVYRRVLRMYDNRNHVGKYTPDEIEKLKALREKHGNDWATIGAALGRSASSVKDRCRLMKDTCNTGKWSEEEERRLAEVVYDMAGVTPGSAVTGGVSWATVADQVRTRSEKQCRSKWLNYLNWKHSGGTEWMKDDDLNLIRRISELEVEDENEIKWEDLAGGWSSVRSPQWLRSKWWSIKRQVANHKEIPFSVLLKGLQELMASSQTSSGPGSPSSSSLQIRLTRLEESGGSPASSSVAALQIPVQIPLQITHLASDSSAGASDSETITLNTGALQTFEILPSFHLQPTGTPGTYYLQTTSNQGLPLSLTNNGTVTLTTGSSPTSHEHIILHSLSTDGLCSSDGVIIQTVTSDPASSDPLSQSQLVVETEEQSQDDDRLEATCVLEGSENVVTETQEPMTDDFTDKELSSPSVEGAVVHSGIASGSAVLIVSPPNISSTLTDPILENQEGSD; encoded by the exons ATGAGTTCGGCAGCAGACGACGACGAGGCTGCAGCGTTAGAGACCGTCAAGTCCGTCACGCTCACTCAGGACAGCGATGGAAGCATCATACTGCACTGTCCGCACAACG acgaGGACTCAGAGCCTCTTCAGAAGAAGCTCCGTCTCTCTGCAGAACAGGTCGACTCGGACGGTCCTCAGTTCTCCGTGGTCACTTTACCGa TGTCGGAGAACGACGAAGGCTTCGAGGTGACAATGACGGCCACGGCAGACGCCGATCTCTCCGAGGAAGGTGTCGCTCAGATTCAG attctGCAGGAGGACGAGGACTCTCTCTCGCCCAATCAGAAGACAGAGGTCTCGCCTGTCAGTCAGGCCTGGTTCACTaccaaagaagacaaagacacactgacGAACAAAG GTCATAAGTGGAAACAGGGCATGTGGTCTAAAGAGGAGATCGACATCCTGATGAGCAACATCGATCAATACGTAAAG GGCCGAGGCATCGAAGACCCGGCTGAGATCATTTTTGAGATGtccaaagaggagaggaaggactTCTACCGCTCCGTAGCTTTGGGTTTAAACCGGCCGCTGTTCGCCGTCTACAGACGAGTTCTACGAATGTACGACAACCGAAACCACGTGGGCAA GTACACTCCTGACGAGATAGAGAAGCTGAAAGC GCTGAGGGAGAAGCACGGGAACGACTGGGCGACGATCGGAGCGGCTCTGGGTCGAAGCGCCTCCTCTGTTAAAGACCGATGCCGACTGATGAAGGACACGTGCAACACAG GTAAatggagcgaggaggaggagcggcgTCTCGCCGAGGTCGTGTACGACATGGCGGGCGTGACGCCGGGGTCGGCCGTCACAGGAGGCGTTTCCTGGGCGACCGTCGCCGATCAGGTTCGCACGCGCTCAGAGAAACAGTGTCGGTCGAAATGGTTGAACTACCTGAACTGGAAACACAGCGGAGGAACGGAGTGGATGAAGGACGACGACCTCAACCTCATACGAAG GATATCGGAGCTGGAGGTCGAGGACGAGAATGAAATCAAGTGGGAGGATCTTGCAGGCGGGTGGAGCAGCGTCCGATCGCCTCAGTGGCTGAGATCGAAGTGGTGGAGCATCAAGAGACAAGTAGCCAATCACAAGGAGATCCCCTTCAGCG TCCTCTTGAAGGGTCTCCAGGAGCTCATGGCGTCCTCACAGACATCGTCCGGACCGGGaagtccctcctcctcctcgctccagATCCGACTCACCCGATTGGAGGAGAGCGGCGGCAGCCCCGCCTCCAGCTCTGTGGCCGCCCTGCAGATTCCCGTACAGATCCCGCTGCAGATCACGCACCTCG CTTCAGATTCTTCAGCAGGAGCCAGCGACAGTGAAACCATCACCCTGAACACTGGCGCCCTGCAGACCTTCGAGATCCTGCCC TCCTTCCACCTGCAGCCCACCGGCACCCCGGGCACCTACTACCTCCAGACGACGTCCAATCAGGGCCTGCCGCTCAGCTTAACCAATAACGGCACTGTTACCCTGACGACGGGCTCCTCTCCCACGTCACATGAACACATCATCCTTCACAGCCTGTCG ACTGACGGCCTCTGCTCCAGCGATGGCGTCATCATCCAAACGGTCACATCTGACCCCGCCTCCTCAGAccctctcagccaatcacagctggTCGTGGAGACAGAAGAGCAGAGTCAGGACGACGACCGCCTCGAAGCCACGTGCGTCCTGGAGGGGTCAGAGAACGTCGTCACGGAAACTCAGGAGCCAATGACAGACGACTTCACTGACAAA GAGCTGAGTTCCCCCTCCGTCGAGGGTGCAGTGGTGCATTCTGGGATAGCGTCCGGCAGCGCCGTGCTGATTGTGTCGCCTCCGAACATCAGCAGCACGCtgacag ATCCGATCTTGGAGAACCAGGAAGGCTCCGACTGA